A window from Cyprinus carpio isolate SPL01 chromosome A11, ASM1834038v1, whole genome shotgun sequence encodes these proteins:
- the diras1a gene encoding GTP-binding protein Di-Ras1a, whose translation MPEQSNDYRVVVFGAGGVGKSSLVLRFVKGTFRDTYIPTVEDTYRQVISCDKSVCTLEITDTTGSHQFPAMQRLSISKGHAFILVYSITSRQSLEELKPIYQQVLAIKGNVENIPIMLVGNKSDETQREVETKEGEAQANIWKCAFMETSAKTNTNVKELFQELLNLDKKRDMSLNMRSSKQRRADKLKAKCSVM comes from the coding sequence ATGCCAGAGCAGAGTAACGATTACCGGGTGGTGGTGTTTGGAGCAGGGGGAGTGGGCAAGAGCTCCCTGGTTCTGCGCTTCGTTAAAGGCACCTTCAGGGACACCTACATCCCGACAGTGGAGGACACGTACCGGCAGGTCATCAGCTGCGACAAGAGCGTATGCACTCTGGAGATCACCGACACCACTGGCAGCCACCAGTTCCCTGCTATGCAGCGTCTGTCCATCTCCAAGGGCCATGCCTTCATCCTGGTCTACTCCATCACCAGCAGGCAGTCGCTGGAGGAGCTGAAGCCCATCTACCAGCAAGTGCTGGCCATCAAAGGTAACGTGGAGAACATCCCCATCATGCTTGTTGGCAACAAGAGCGACGAGACCCAGCGCGAAGTGGAGACCAAGGAGGGCGAAGCTCAGGCAAACATCTGGAAATGTGCGTTCATGGAAACATCAGCCAAGACCAACACCAACGTGAAGGAGCTTTTTCAGGAGCTCCTGAATCTGGATAAGAAGCGTGATATGAGTCTGAACATGCGCTCCAGCAAGCAGAGACGTGCAGACAAGCTGAAGGCCAAGTGCAGCGTGATGTAG